The segment GGAATGTTCACGGCGGAGAAATCATGCACGCCGCGGACAATCTCGCTTACATGATCGCGAGCAGTTACAGCCGTAAGAATGTGGTGACCGCGCGGGTGAATGAAATAAACTTCAAGTCTCCGGTTAAGATAGGCGATATGGTAGAAATGGACGGGCGGATTACACGTGTCGGCAGGACGTCGATGGATGTGGAAATCTGCATCCGCGCGGAGAAACTTCGGACGGGGGAAAAGTTCGAGGTGGCGGACGCTCGGTTTACGATGGTCGCGGTGGATTCCGGCGGCAGGCCCGTTCCGGTCAAAGACGACGAGGGAATAGAGAGAGGTGCTGTATGATTACGATTGCGCTCCCGAAAGGGCGTTTAGGCGAGGAAGCGGAAGAGATTATGATAAAAGCGGGGGTTATCCGTAAAAAAATCCCGCAGGATTCCCGG is part of the Brevinematales bacterium genome and harbors:
- a CDS encoding acyl-CoA thioesterase, whose amino-acid sequence is MTEEFTLSNRFVVMPREANHYGNVHGGEIMHAADNLAYMIASSYSRKNVVTARVNEINFKSPVKIGDMVEMDGRITRVGRTSMDVEICIRAEKLRTGEKFEVADARFTMVAVDSGGRPVPVKDDEGIERGAV